A section of the Humulus lupulus chromosome 2, drHumLupu1.1, whole genome shotgun sequence genome encodes:
- the LOC133818154 gene encoding uncharacterized protein LOC133818154 — MRRRLEFYPNVYPQKCVVMPTIFPESLKGRWDAFPGSDYSRFSWDDSILDLVRGDAVQFLPSWQNKEFIYFALFLKDQMHWVAVEADLNGWMLNIFDSSIGSISENDLISLMVDWCTIFPSVLRQSGLFENHDVILAPQLTASESQWRLRMLRN, encoded by the exons atgaggaggcgtctagaattttatcctaacgtgtaccctcagaaatgtgttgttatgcctacaatttttcctgaatcattgaagggtcggtgggacgcttttccaggttctgactactctagatttagttgggatgacagtatattggacctggttaggggtgatgcagtccagttcttaccgagttggcagaacaaggagttcatttattttgccctcttcttgaaagaccaaatgcattgggtagctgtagaggcagacctgaatgggtggatgctcaacatctttgactccagtattggatcaatttccgaaaacgatttgatcagcttgatggttgactggtgtaccattttcccgtcggtcttgcgacagtccggtttatttgagaaccatgacgttatactcgcgcctcagttgacagcatcagagagccag tggcgattgcggatgttacgtaattga
- the LOC133816155 gene encoding uncharacterized protein LOC133816155 — MVWTDMLKMVDDVDFFFQYPWGKISYQKLLQTCQKDFVEMKKHLQKKIEKGKTQKEAKYSIYGYAAALQYWAFESIIELGQDYAVRLGQGIPRMINWQSKEKVEIHKEELIKLFAKKLTVYPYLCARPAEEQYVRTLTDNEAPLYVDMGLEELEVGPDGQPTQEAL; from the exons atggtttggactgacatgctgaagatggtagacgacgttgacttctttttccagtacccgtgggggaagatatcataccagaagttgttacaaacttgtcaaaaagactttgttgaaatgaagaagcatttacagaagaagattgagaaaggaaagactcagaaggaggccaagtactctatttatgggtatgctgcagcattgcagtattgggcttttgagtccatcattgagttgggtcaggattatgctgtgagattgggccaaggcataccaagaatgatcaactggcagagcaaggagaaagtagagatacacaaagaggaacttattaagttgtttgccaaaaag ttgacagtatacccctacctgtgtgcccgaccggctgaagaacagtatgtgaggacccttacagacaatgaagccccattgtatgtggacatggggttagaggaactagaggtgGGTCCCGATGGACAGCCTACACAGGAAGCCTTATAG
- the LOC133818155 gene encoding uncharacterized protein LOC133818155, translating into MQDQSSELPVCPSFNSYSSDGFVDIAAKVSREFADLGLGSSDGGSGHEHHNEDEDFEFVSLSTAGDEVFINGPIGPVFPVFNRDLLSGGYDDRRRDRLGGDDEIPGPPSSSSSEADELDGIPSGTYCVWTPKGVPPTPGRCRKSKSTGSSSKRWSFRELLRRCNSDGKESSFVFLTPSSSSKKVEEKVSHEKITSVAVNRGGSSGSASNNGRAKMSNAVKSKPAVAVGKAVGNNKMIAAHEVFYVRNRELNRNAQKRRSFLPYRQDLVGFFANVNTMGRSFPPF; encoded by the coding sequence ATGCAGGACCAGAGCTCAGAACTACCCGTTTGTCCCAGCTTTAACAGCTACTCCTCTGATGGATTCGTTGATATCGCCGCCAAGGTCTCACGTGAATTCGCCGATTTAGGCCTCGGAAGCTCCGACGGCGGGAGCGGACACGAGCACCACAACGAAGATGAAGATTTCGAGTTCGTCTCCCTCAGTACGGCCGGAGACGAGGTATTTATCAACGGTCCGATCGGTCCTGTTTTTCCGGTTTTCAATCGCGATCTTCTATCCGGCGGTTATGACGATCGACGGCGGGATCGATTAGGCGGCGACGATGAAATTCCAGGTCCTCCGTCGTCTTCGTCGTCTGAGGCTGACGAATTGGACGGAATTCCTTCGGGAACGTACTGCGTCTGGACTCCCAAGGGAGTTCCACCGACTCCAGGGAGATGCAGGAAGAGCAAATCTACAGGATCGTCATCGAAGCGGTGGAGTTTCAGAGAATTGCTTCGTCGATGTAATAGCGACGGCAAGGAATCCTCGTTTGTGTTCTTAACTCCGTCATCGAGCTCGAAGAAGGTTGAAGAGAAGGTCAGTCATGAGAAGATAACGTCCGTTGCCGTTAACAGAGGCGGAAGCTCCGGTAGCGCCAGTAACAATGGAAGGGCTAAGATGAGCAACGCCGTGAAGTCGAAGCCTGCGGTGGCGGTGGGGAAGGCCGTCGGGAATAATAAGATGATAGCGGCTCATGAGGTGTTTTATGTGAGAAACAGAGAGTTGAATCGAAACGCACAAAAAAGACGGTCGTTTCTTCCTTACAGGCAAGATTTGGTTGGGTTCTTTGCTAATGTGAACACAATGGGAAGAAGTTTCCCTCCTTTCTGA